The Danio rerio strain Tuebingen ecotype United States chromosome 1, GRCz12tu, whole genome shotgun sequence genome includes a region encoding these proteins:
- the nt5c2b gene encoding cytosolic purine 5'-nucleotidase isoform X2 produces the protein MSFKSMFQDVRDAVDWVHFKGTLKEKTVENLEKYVVKDAKLPLLLSRMNEVSKVFLATNSDYKYTHKIMTYLFDFPHGPKHGTPHRPWQSYFDLILVDARKPLFFGEGTVLRQVDTTTGRLKIGTYTGPLQHGIVYSGGSSDIVCDLLGAKGKDILYIGDHIFGDILKSKKRQGWRTFLVIPELAQELHVWTDKSSLFEELQGLDIFLAELYKHLDSSSNERPDISAIQRRMKKVTHDMDMCYGMMGSLFRSGSRQTLFASQVMRYADLYAASFINLLYYPFSYLFRAAHVLMPHESTVEHAHVETDTESPLATRNRHCVDCKDIDCKRNQLTRSISEIKPPHLFAQPPQEITHCHDEDDDEEEEEEEEE, from the exons ggAACACTGAAGGAGAAAACAGTGGAAAACCTGGAGAAGTACGTTGTAAAGGAT GCAAAGTTGCCATTGCTGCTGAGCCGTATGAATGAAGTCTCCAAAGTCTTCTTAGCCACCAACAGTGACTACAAGTACACACAT AAAATTATGACATACTTGTTTGACTTCCCCCATGGCCCAAAG CATGGCACTCCACATCGTCCATGGCAGTCGTACTTCGACCTCATCCTAGTGGATGCCCGAAAGCCTTTATTTTTTGGAGAGGGAACGGTTCTGAGACAGGTGGATACG ACCACAGGGCGGCTGAAGATAGGGACGTACACTGGACCTTTACAACATGGCATTGTATACTCTGGAG GTTCTTCTGATATTGTGTGTGATCTGCTCGGAGCAAAAGGAAAGGATATTTTGTACATTGGGGATCATATTTTTGGAGATATCCTGAAGTCCAAGAAGCGACAGGGTTGGCGAACGTTCCTGGTGATTCCTGAATTGGCTCAGGAGCTGCATGTGTGGACTGATAAAAGCT CTCTGTTCGAGGAACTTCAGGGTTTGGACATTTTCTTGGCAGAACTATACAA GCATTTGGACAGTAGCAGCAATGAGAGGCCAGATATCAGTGCCATCCAGAGAAGAATGAag AAAGTGACACATGACATGGACATGTGTTATGGAATGATGGGAAGTCTGTTTCGCAGTGGTTCTCGGCAGACTCTGTTTGCGTCTCAGGTGATGCGTTACGCTGATCTCTACGCTGCATCATTCATCAACCTGCTCTACTACCCTTTCAGCTACCTGTTTAGAGCCGCTCATGTGCTg ATGCCCCATGAGTCCACAGTAGAACACGCTCATGTAGAGACCGACACAGAGTCTCCTCTGGCCACACGTAACCGCCACTGTGTGGACTGCAAAGACATCGACTGCAAAAGAAACCAGCTCACACGCTCCATCAGCGAAATCAAACCACCGCATCTGTTCGCTCAACCACCACAGGAAATCACACACTGCCACGATGAAGAcgatgatgaagaagaagaggaagaggaggaggagtag